The window ATCCCCCGCCTACTGTTGTAAAAAGCAGTTTATCCTTACGCTTTATATTTTTCCCTTGAATTTTCCCGTGCACGGCCATCTCAAGAGTAATGGGGATTGTTGCGCTTGAGTTGTTCCCCATATCTTTTATTATTGATATTACCTTTTCTTTTGGAAAATTTAATTTTTCTGCAACACCATCAATAATTCTTGCATTTGCCTGATGCGGGATAAGATAATCTATATCTTCTGCTGACCATGGACTTTTAGATAAGGCGCAAATGGCCGCCTCAGACATAGAATTAACGGCCCTTCTTAAAACCTGCGGTCCTCCGGGCATTTTTAGGTAAGATTTCTTAATATAATTAATCCCACCTATATCTTTTGCAATCTGAAAATCAGAATTTAAGTATTCAAGATGGTCTGAATATAAGGACCCAATAAACGGCTGACTGCATATACCTGTTTCTGAAGAAACTTGCAAGACAGCAGCCCCTGCCCCATCCCCGAGCAATACTGCAACGCGAGGGTCATCGGGATCTATTGCTCTGGACAGACATTCGGCACTTACAATGAGGATGTTTTTGTACCAACCGGATTTTATAAAAGAATATGCTATCGCCATACCATACAGGAAACCCGCACAGGCAGTATTTAACGGAAACGCAGGGATTGTGTCAAGTCCCAGTCTATGTGCAAGGGAACAGGCAGAATTAGGTATCTCCCTTTTTTGTGTGAAACTTGTTAAGATTAAAAATTCTATGTCTTGTATTTTAAGGTTTGCATCTTCAATTGCCTTCCTTGAAGCCTCTTCACCCATTGTCTCTATATCTTCTTCTTCACTTATATAGTATCTTTCCCCGATGCCTGTCATATTTTCTACCCATTCTTCAAATGGCATTCCGGCTTTTGCTTCATCAAAGCCTCTAATCATGCCTTTTAAGTGACCGTTTGATACACATCTTTTAGGAAGATAACTACCCACACCTGCTATTCTTGCCTTAAACATATTCTTTTTTCCCTTTTATTTTAACCACAGCTCTTTTTCAAGAAGGGCTGTGCCTTTTGCATCTTAGAGTTTGTTTTCATAAGACTTTACACAGGGTTGAGTTTGCCCAAAAGACGCCCTGTCTTTTATCAATATACCATTCAGATGGTCTATCTCATGCTGTATGATTCTTGCTAAAAGTCCTTCTGCCTTAATTTTTATCTTCCGCCCCCTAACATTTATTCCATGGACAGTAATCTTCTTTGCTCTTTTAATTTTCCATGCTTCACCGGGAAGGCTTATACACCCCTCTTCTGCTGTCTCTTCGCCAGTGGTCCTTTCAATCTCGGGATTTATAATCTCAACAAGATTCTGATTGTCCATTACTATGATTATTCTTTTTGGTATTCCAACCTGGTTTGCAGCAAGTCCTATCCCTTTTGAAGAATGCATTGTTTCTGCCATATCCTTAATCAGCACACATATACTATCGTCCACACAAGGAACCTGTTCTGCCTTTTTATAAAGGATTGGATCAGGGTATATACATATCTTTAATGCCGTCATAATACATTTTTGCCTTATATGAACTTCGGACAAAAGGGCCCGACAATACACGGGAAAATCCTATCCCGTATGCAACACATTTTAAGTATTCAAATATATGAGGTTCTATATATTCGAAAACAGGAAAATGTTCTTTGCTCGGAGAAAGATACTGCCCAATGGTTAAAACCCTGCATCCGCAACCAAAAAGAGCATTCATACAGTCAATAACCTCTTTCTGTTTTTCCCCTACGCCCAACATCATCCCTGATTTGGTAATAATGTTGCTTTTTTCTGAAACATATCTTATCACATCAAGTGACCTTCCATAATCTGCTCCTGGGCGAAGAACGGGATACATTCTTGGGACAGTTTCTATGTTATGACCGAACACATCAGGGTGTGCTTCTATAATTTTATCTAAAGAACTTTTAGAACCCTTGAAATCAGACGTAAGCACCTCAACTGTAACACCCTTCTGTGTTCTTCTAATTTCTTTTATGCATGAAACAAATTGCTCTGCTCCTCCATCTTCAAGGTCATCTCTTGTTACGGAGGTAATCACAATATGAGAAAGTTTTAATTTTATTGTGGCCTGTGCAATCCTAGCCGGCTCAGTTTTGTCTATTTCTGCGGGGGTACCCTTTTGGACGGCACAAAACCTGCAATTTCTTGTGCAAATGTTACCAAGTATAAGAAATGTTGCCACCCCATCATTAAAGCAAAGATTTTGATTGGGGCATTGGGCACTTGAGCAGACAGTATTTAGACCGGAGAGGATACTTCTTGTATGTTTAAATTTTTCCGATACATTAACAGTTCTTTTTATCCAAGAAGGATGGGAAGACTTAAAATGGGTTTTTTCCATTACATACCTTCATAGAAAGTTCAAAAAATTAAAAATATCTGTTTTTTCGCCTTGCCTCTCTTGCGTCTTTTGCCTTCCTTTTCTTTCTCTCGCTTGGCTTCTCATAATATCTCTTTATCCTTACCTGTCTGAGAAGCCCTTCTCTTTCTACTTTTTTCTTTAACTTTCTCAGGGCCCTTTCAAGGCTTCCTTCTTTTCCTACATCAACCCTTGACACAAAATACCACCTCCTTGCCCGTTCACCAGAGCACCATTCACCCACTACCTGTCACCAGAGTCACCAGTTCTATGGTAGTTGTGCAGAGGTTTTATCATTCCTGCTCAATCTTTGTTATGGCTTCAGGCAGTATTACAATTTCAACCCTTCTGTTTTCCTGTCTTCCTTCAGGTGTATCATTGCTTGCAACCGGCGAAAACTCACCCCAACCTGTTGCTGATATTCTTGTTGGTTCCATTTCCTTTGCATCCACAAAATAATGAAGTACCGAAAGTGCACGGGCTGATGATAATTCCCAGTTTGACTTCCATCCGGAATATTTTATAGGTTCACTGTCTGTATGCCCTTCAATATCTACATTCCTATCTATAAATCTTGTATTAAGTATATCAGCAACTTTATCCAATGTCAGACGCGCCTCTTCTCTTATTGTTGCCCTGCCTGAATCAAACAGTATCCTATCTAAAAATGTTATAACAATCCCTTTTTCAAGATGCTTGATTGTGAGTATTCTGTCGTCAATTTCACGTTTAAGACTTCGTTCAAGCTCATTCTTTTCCTTCAATAATCTGTCTGCAATACCTTCTTTCTCCTTCTCTCTTAAAGCAATCAGAGCACCTAATTTATCCACCTCTTTCTGAAGAAGTGCAATCCTGTGAAGATCGTCAGGATGATGTCTTTGAACACTTACACACCCTGATACAAAAATAACTGCTGATGCCAAAACCCCCATTGCCCAACTTCCCTTCATATTATCCTCCTGGTATAATCTTCACCCTAGACATCCTAGAGCGAATTTGTTGATAATGTATTAAAATATTTTAACATGTTAAAATATTTCTGTGTTTGACACATGCTCCTTTTTAGAAAGGCAAACACTCCCTGCCCTTTTAGAACTGAACCTTCTTTCATATTTTACTACTATTATTTTATTTGTCAATTATTTTTAAACAATATATAATAATACTTGTGGAAGAAACTTCTATCACCAATTGCATAGATGACCTTTGTATTGCTGTGGTCGGAGCAGGTTATGTGGGGCTTACAGTTGCAGGTTTTTTTTCAGAACTCGGAAACAGTGTAACCTGCGTTGATAATAATTATCAGAAAATAGAGAACCTTAAAAAAAATAAAATTCCTATATATGAGCCAGGAATTGAATATCTTATTATAAAAAATAAAAAAAGGGGAACGCTTTCATTTTCTCATAGCATAAAAGAGGCAACAAAAAAATCAGATGTAATATTTATCTGTGCAGGAACACCCTCACATTCTGACGGAAGTCCAGATCTTTCAGCAATAGAGAGTGTAGTTGAACAGATTGCAAAGGCAATGGACAACTCATATAGGTTAATTGTAGAAAAAAGTACTGTTCCGGCACACACAGGTAAAAAAATAAAACAGACTATATGCAGGAACAATCCTGCCGCAGTTTTTGATATAGCATCCAACCCTGAATTTTTAAGAGAGGGAAGCGCAGTCTATGACATATTTCATCCAGACAGGATTGTAATAGGCGTTGAAAGCAAAAAAGCAGAACAAATACTTACACGGCTTTATGAACATATAAAAGCACCCATTATTGTTTGTGACATTGAGACAGCAGAGATAATAAAGCATGCCTCAAACTCATTCCTGGCAACAAAGATATCTTTTATAAATGCGGTTTCAAACATCTGTGAAAGGTTGGGTGCAGATATCAGAAAGGTCTCAGAAGGCATGGGGCTTGATAAAAGGATTGGAAAAGACTTTCTTAACGCAGGAATCGGATTTGGAGGTGCCTGTTTTCCCAAGGATTTAGATGCATTTATACATCTTGCACATACTGTGGGATATGACTTTGGTCTGTTAAGGGAGGTAAAAAAAATAAATGAGGAACAAAGAAAATACATGCTGAAAAAAATAGAAGATACATTATGGATAATAAAAGATAAAACAATAGGTGTGTTTGGTCTGAGCTTTAAGCCGGACACGGATGATATACGAAATTCGGTTTCAATAGAAGTAATAAAGTTGTTACAAAAACAGGGGGCTAAAATAAAATGTTATGACCCCAGGGCAATGGATGTAGCAAAAATTG is drawn from bacterium Unc6 and contains these coding sequences:
- a CDS encoding peptide deformylase, whose protein sequence is MTALKICIYPDPILYKKAEQVPCVDDSICVLIKDMAETMHSSKGIGLAANQVGIPKRIIIVMDNQNLVEIINPEIERTTGEETAEEGCISLPGEAWKIKRAKKITVHGINVRGRKIKIKAEGLLARIIQHEIDHLNGILIKDRASFGQTQPCVKSYENKL
- a CDS encoding lipoyl synthase — translated: MEKTHFKSSHPSWIKRTVNVSEKFKHTRSILSGLNTVCSSAQCPNQNLCFNDGVATFLILGNICTRNCRFCAVQKGTPAEIDKTEPARIAQATIKLKLSHIVITSVTRDDLEDGGAEQFVSCIKEIRRTQKGVTVEVLTSDFKGSKSSLDKIIEAHPDVFGHNIETVPRMYPVLRPGADYGRSLDVIRYVSEKSNIITKSGMMLGVGEKQKEVIDCMNALFGCGCRVLTIGQYLSPSKEHFPVFEYIEPHIFEYLKCVAYGIGFSRVLSGPFVRSSYKAKMYYDGIKDMYIP
- a CDS encoding 30S ribosomal protein S21; this translates as MSRVDVGKEGSLERALRKLKKKVEREGLLRQVRIKRYYEKPSERKKRKAKDAREARRKNRYF
- a CDS encoding UDP-glucose 6-dehydrogenase, which codes for MDDLCIAVVGAGYVGLTVAGFFSELGNSVTCVDNNYQKIENLKKNKIPIYEPGIEYLIIKNKKRGTLSFSHSIKEATKKSDVIFICAGTPSHSDGSPDLSAIESVVEQIAKAMDNSYRLIVEKSTVPAHTGKKIKQTICRNNPAAVFDIASNPEFLREGSAVYDIFHPDRIVIGVESKKAEQILTRLYEHIKAPIIVCDIETAEIIKHASNSFLATKISFINAVSNICERLGADIRKVSEGMGLDKRIGKDFLNAGIGFGGACFPKDLDAFIHLAHTVGYDFGLLREVKKINEEQRKYMLKKIEDTLWIIKDKTIGVFGLSFKPDTDDIRNSVSIEVIKLLQKQGAKIKCYDPRAMDVAKIVLDKSVQFCKNIYQTAKDSDCLVIMTDWEEFKNMNLKKIKKALKQPVIIDGKNIFEHQSMKNLGFIYKCIGKD